One segment of Meriones unguiculatus strain TT.TT164.6M chromosome 3, Bangor_MerUng_6.1, whole genome shotgun sequence DNA contains the following:
- the Map3k6 gene encoding mitogen-activated protein kinase kinase kinase 6 isoform X2 translates to MAGPCPGAGALERAGSCWQDPLAEALSRGRPSPAVAGRGCARSRPLSVVYVLTREPGPGVEPGAGTEAEPLPLRCLREACAQLQGTRPSPQLRSLPFATLALGDTAALDSFYNADVVVLEVSNSLAQPSLFYHLGVRESFSMTNNVLLCSQAELPDLQALRDCVGSYTLIPYVETATGRVLCGDAGLLRGIADGLVQAGAGTEALLTPLVGRLARLLETTPTDSCGYFRETIRQDIRQARERFSGQQLRQELARLQRRLDSVELLSPDIIMNLLLSYRDVQDYSAIIELVETLQALPTCDVAEQHNVSFHYTFALNRRNGPGDREKALAVLLPLVQCEGPVAPDLYCMCGRIYKDMFFSSGFQNARHLEQAYHWYRKAFDVEPSLHSGINAAVLLIAAGQHFEDSEELQLIGMKLGCLLARKGCVEKMQYYWDVGFYLGAQILANDPIQVVLAAEQLYKLNAPIWYLVSVMETFLLYQHFRPTPEPSGGPLLRAHFWLHFLLQSCQPFKTASSQEEQCLVLVLEINKVLLPARLEIQGTDPVSAVTLSLLEPEAQEDPSSWTFPVSSICGISASKLDQRCCFLYVLSPAQDVQLCFPSVERCQWFCGLIQVLVMNPDSSALTEETEGAREVLEFDYEYSETGERLVLGKGTYGVVYAGRDRHTRVRIAIKEIPERDSRFSQPLHEEIALHKRLRHKNIVRYLGSASQGGYLKIFMEEVPGGSLSSLLRSVWGPLKDNESTISFYTRQILQGLSYLHENRIVHRDIKGDNVLINTFSGLLKISDFGTSKRLAGITPCTETFTGTLQYMAPEIIDQGPRGYGKAADIWSLGCTVIEMATGRPPFHELGSPQAAMFKVGMYKVHPPMPSSLSAEAQAFLLRTFEPDPRLRASAQELLGDPFLQPGRRSRSPGSPRHTPRPAGAPSGGSSPAADSATQSQTFPRPQAPSQHPPSPPKRCLSYGDTSQLRVPEEPAAEEPASPEESSGLSLLHQESKRRAMLAAVLGQELPTLAEILLEQEQDPRLSRNHVEQLLRCLGAQIHTPNRRQLAQELRALQAQLRAQGLGPALLNGPLFAFPEAVKQILRRRQIRPHWMFVLNSLLSRAVRAALAVLDAEVEKKAVAPKAEEWGTGESQQKPQENQQLQSQPPPEQGPPSLVVQLGLLRAETDRLRDVLAEKERECQALVQQALRRVDAETRTYALVSEPPATLPKDQSLVQWLQELSVDPATIQTLLNHSFSLQTLLTCATQDDLVYTRIRGGMVCRIWRAILAQRARATPVTPGPREAE, encoded by the exons ATGGCGGGGCCGTGTCCCGGGGCCGGGGCTCTGGAACGGGCGGGCAGCTGCTGGCAGGACCCGCTGGCGGAGGCGCTGAGCCGGGGCCGCCCATCCCCTGCGGTCGCCGGCCGGGGCTGCGCCAGGAGCCGGCCGCTCAGCGTGGTCTACGTGCTGACCCGGGAGCCGGGGCCCGGGGTGGAGCCCGGGGCGGGAACCGAGGCTGAGCCGCTGCCGCTGCGATGCCTGCGCGAGGCCTGCGCTCAGCTCCAGGGCACGCGGCCATCCCCGCAGCTGCGCAGCCTGCCCTTCGCGACGCTGGCGCTAGGCGACACCGCGGCGCTCGACTCCTTCTACAACGCGG ATGTCGTGGTGCTGGAGGTGAGCAACTCGCTGGCCCAACCATCTCTGTTCTACCACCTCGGCGTGCGCGAGAGCTTCAGCATGACCAACAATGTGCTCCTCTGTTCCCAGGCCGAGCTCCCTGACCTGCAGGCCCTGCGG GACTGCGTTGGCAGCTACACACTGATCCCTTATGTGGAGACAGCCACTGGCCGGGTGTTATGTGGCGATGCAGGCCTCCTGAGGGGCATAGCGGATGGGCTAGTACAGGCTGGGGCGGGCACAGAAGCCCTTCTCACTCCCCTGGTGGGCCGGCTTGCCCGCCTGTTGGAGACCACACCCACAGACTCTTG CGGCTATTTCCGGGAGACCATTCGGCAGGACATCCGGCAGGCTCGGGAGAGGTTCAGTGggcagcagctgaggcaggagctggCTCGCCTCCAGCGGAGGCTGGACAGCGTAGAGCTGTTGAGCCCTGACATCATCATGAATCTGCTGCTGTCATACCGCGATGTACAG GACTACTCGGCCATCATTGAGCTGGTGGAGACGCTGCAGGCCTTGCCCACCTGCGATGTGGCTGAACAGCACAATGTCTCTTTCCACTACACATTTGCCCTCAACAG GAGGAACGGGCCTGGGGACCGGGAGAaagccctggctgtgctgctgCCGTTGGTGCAGTGTGAAGGGCCCGTGGCACCCGATCTGTACTGCATGTGTGGTCGCATCTACAAGGACATGTTCTTCAGCTCTGGCTTCCAGAATGCCAGACACCTGGAGCAGGCCTATCACTG GTACCGCAAGGCTTTTGATGTGGAGCCCAGCCTACACTCAGGCATCAATGCAGCTGTGCTCCTCATTGCAGCTGGGCAGCATTTTGAAGACTCTGAGGAGCTCCAGCTGATAG GCATGAAGCTGGGCTGCCTGCTAGCGCGCAAAGGCTGTGTGGAGAAGATGCAGTACTACTGGGATGTGGGCTTCTACCTGGGGGCCCAGATCCTCGCCAATGACCCCATCCAGGTGGTGCTGGCTGCAGAGCAGCTGTACAAACTCAACGCCCCCATATG GTACCTGGTGTCCGTGATGGAAACCTTCCTGCTGTACCAGCATTTCAGACCCACCCCAGAGCCCTCGGGGGGGCCCCTGCTGCGAGCCCACTTCTGGCTCCACTTCCTGCTGCAATCCTGCCAGCCTTTCAAGACAGCCTCCTCTCAGGAGGAGCAGTGCCTG GTGCTGGTGCTGGAGATAAACAAAGTCCTGCTGCCCGCAAGGCTCGAGATTCAGGGGACGGACCCCGTGAGCGCAGTGACCCTAAGCTTGCTGGAGCCCGAGGCTCAG GAGGATCCTTCCAGCTGGACCTTCCCGGTCTCCTCCATCTGTGGGATCAG CGCCTCCAAGCTGGACCAGCGCTGCTGCTTCCTCTACGTGCTCTCCCCAGCCCAGGACGTGCAGCTGTGCTTCCCCAGTGTAGAGCGCTGCCAGTG GTTCTGCGGCCTAATTCAGGTCTTGGTGATGAACCCGGATTCCTCAGCACTCACGGAGGAGACAGAGGGCGCAAGGGAGGTGCTGGAG TTTGATTACGAATACTCGGAGACCGGGGAGCGGCTGGTGCTGGGCAAAGGCACGTATGGGGTGGTCTACGCCGGCCGCGATAGGCACACGAGGGTGCGAATCGCCATCAAGGAGATCCCAGAGCGGGATAGCAG GTTCTCTCAGCCTCTGCACGAAGAGATCGCCCTTCACAAACGGCTGCGGCACAAGAACATAGTGCGCTACCTGGGCTCGGCCAGCCAGGGCGGCTACCTCAAGatcttcatggaggaagtgcccGGAG GGAGCCTGTCCTCCTTGCTTAGGTCAGTTTGGGGACCCCTAAAGGACAACGAGAGTACCATTAGCTTCTACACGCGTCAGATCCTGCAGGGACTCAGCTACCTCCACGAGAACCGCATCGTGCACCGGGACATCAAG GGGGACAACGTGCTGATCAACACCTTCAGTGGGTTGCTGAAGATTTCGGACTTTGGCACCTCCAAGCGGCTGGCTGGCATCACACCCTGCACGGAGACTTTCACAG GGACTCTGCAGTACATGGCCCCCGAAATCATTGACCAGGGCCCACGAGGCTATGGAAAGGCAGCCGACATCTGGTCTCTGGGCTGCACTGTGATTGAGATGGCCACAGGTCGACCACCCTTCCACGAACTAGGGAGCCCGCAGGCCGCCATGTTTAAG GTGGGCATGTACAAGGTACATCCACCGATGCCCAGCTCCCTGTCAGCTGAGGCTCAAGCCTTCCTCCTGCGGACATTTGAGCCGGACCCCCGCCTCCGGGCCAGTGCCCAAGAGCTGCTAGGAGACCCCTTCCTGCAGCCAGGGAGGAGGAGCCGCAGCCCCGGCTCTCCTCGCCATACTCCCCGGCCCGCAG GTGCTCCTTCCGGTGGTTCCAGTCCTGCGGCTGACTCAGCCACCCAGTCTCAGACTTTCCCAAGGCCTCAGGCGCCCTCTCAGCACCCACCCAGTCCCCCGAAGCGCTGCCTTAGTTACGGGGACACCAGCCAGCTCCG TGTTCCTGAAGAGCCCGCCGCCGAGGAACCCGCGTCCCCGGAGGAGAGTTCGGGGCTGAGCCTGCTGCACCAGGAGAGCAAGCGCCGGGCCATGCTGGCTGCCGTGCTGGGGCAGGAGTTGCCCACACTGGCCGAGATTCTACTGGAGCAGGAACAG GATCCTCGACTCAGCAGGAATCATGTCGAACAGCTGCTTCGCTGCCTCGGGGCACAGATCCACACTCCTAACCGCCGGCAGCTGGCCCAGGAGCTGCGGGCCCTGCAAGCTCAGCTGCGGGCCCAGGGCCTGGGGCCTGCCCTTTTGAATGGGCCGCTCTTCGCCTTCCCAGAAGCG gtGAAGCAGATCCTCCGCAGACGCCAGATCCGCCCACACTGGATGTTCGTGCTGAACTCGCTCCTCAGCCGCGCGGTCCGGGCGGCCCTGGCGGTGCTGGACGCGG AGGTGGAGAAGAAAGCGGTCGCACCGAAGGCGGAGGAGTGGGGCACAGGGGAGTCCCAGCAGAAACCGCAGGAGAACCAGCAGCTGCAGAGCCAGCCCCCGCCAGAGCAGGGGCCTCCGTCGCTGGTGGTGCAGCTGGGCCTCCTGCGAGCCGAGACTGACAG GCTTCGCGATGTGCTGGCTGAGAAGGAGCGCGAGTGTCAGGCCCTGGTACAACAGGCCCTACGCCGAGTGGACGCGGAGACCAGGACCTACGCCCTAGTGTCAGAGCCCCCAG CCACTCTCCCAAAGGACCAGAGCCTGGTGCAGTGGCTTCAGGAACTGAGTGTAGACCCAGCCACTATCCAAACG CTCCTGAACCATAGCTTCAGCCTCCAAACCCTGCTCACCTGTGCCACCCAAGATGACCTTGTCTACACCCGAATCAG GGGAGGGATGGTATGCCGAATTTGGAGAGCCATCTTGGCACAGCGAGCAAGAGCCACGCCAGTTACCCCTGGACCCCGGGAGGCTGAGTGA